AGGCGGCTCAGTTTCCCagtttaatgttgtttttttatgaactgAGGAGAAAAACTCTTAAATCTGTTTTCCACCGATGAATTCTCGCGAAAGGTTTAGGTCATAAGAAAAGATTGGGGTGTGCACAGCATGTTACGACCTGCAGACACTCCCATCAAACTTTGAATGTCACTTTTAATCGGTTTGTTGACCAATATGCCGCTGTCAAAGTTTAGTGCTCTCAGAACAATAAGAAAAGAATGACTTGTTAGATGTGTCACAGTTCAGCGTTTTTATTCTCCAGCAGGTCACTGCAACGAGCTTTAACAGTTCATAAAACACACCGCTGCAGTTTATATAATAGCAACACAGTTAGCTTCCTCCGGTGAAAACCACAATGCTCTGAATGGACAGTCATTGTTTGGCTGATCTacaaattgttgtttttttgtcttgattACTATCAACATAAAGCTTCAGGCAgacaaagcttttctttgttcacAGAGTGATATCGTTTATCTATATATATAATTACAAATCTCTAAaatgtgtgtgcagcagcaccaggtgtgtttgtgaaaactaaatttatttttacaataGTAGAGCTTAACAACAAACTTGAGAACTTTGGAAAGAAAATAATGATAATCAGGATTTGACTGCGTTTCTCTGACAACCACACtgaatctgtgttttctgtggtctTTATTATTCTCAACACTCCAGAAAGGTGAAGctttcaaaaagaaactttgCTTGGTCATCAGTGTGATGAGTCtagtttttaatttaagaaaaaaattaaaaatgtgcctGTATGACACCAGTTGTGTCTGAATTGGCAGCTGCACAAAGCATAAGGGTTTGCTCTGAAAAGTTACCctcaatatttcactttttgctTCAAGAGCAGCTACACTGAATCCTCTTTGAGAACTGACGAAAGATTCTTTCGCTCAGAAAACTATAGGTGTAGGTGCAAGTTTGCATAAAGGGACGATTTTTATCTATTTCAAAGCATTATTGATCTgtctctgatgtgtttttttttttttttttttttttgcagcaccATATAAAGTATCAGCACTTACTGAAGAAGAAGTATGTCTGCCCTCATCCTTCCTGTGGAAGACTTTTccgactccagaagcagctgctgcggcatgcaAAGCaccacacaggtacacacacagcacagtctTGAAGTAGGCACGAACATCATCCTCAGTCAGGTGTGGTTGTGATTAAATGTTTTCGAGTAAAGAAGCCTGATTGTTGGTCTGTTCTGTGGGTTCAGACCAACGGGACTACATCTGTGAGTTCTGTGCTCGTGCCTTCAAGAGTTCCCACAACCTGGCTGTGCACCGCATGATCCACACCGGAGAGAAGCCTCTGCAGTAAGTGCTGCTCACTGCTTACTCATCTGCATTACCGTTAGCGTCCTGGTGTGTTCCATCTCATTTTTCTTGGGTTGTATCTGTCCTTATTTCACCTCCCTACCCTCTCAGATGTGAGATCTGTGGCTTCACGTGCCGCCAGAAGGCCTCTCTCAACTGGCACATGAAGAAGCATGACGCCGACGCCACCTACCAGTTTTCCTGCTCCATCTGCGGCAAGAAGTTTGAGAAGAAGGACTGTGTGGTGGCCCACAAAGCCAAGAGTCACCCAGAGGTGCTGATCGCCGAAGCGTTGGCGGCGAACGCGGGCGCCCTCATTACCACCCCCGCTTCCATGCTGGAGCTGCCCGGAAACCCGATGCCGGCCGAGGTCGCCAGCCTGGACGTGAGCCAGGCCGGGCCGGACGGCCAGGTGGAGCCGCTGAACCAGGAGGGGCAGCAGGTCGGGCAGCACGTGGCTCAGGTGTCCCAGATGGGACAGGTGACTCAACAAGTGAGTCACCAGGTGGTTTTGCTCGGACAAGACCAGAGCCTTCACACGATGCAGGTGCCAGTGACAATCGCCCTGTCCCCGATCGACCCCCCCTCTCCGGCCGACAACCCGCAGCAGCAGacccacctgcagctccagatgccCGTCCAGTTTGTGCAGACCGCTCAGCCGCCGCAGCAGCCTCAGATGCAGCAGCTCACCCTCCATTCCAGCCCGGTGGTgacccagcagcagccgcagctgCAGCCCCTGCAGTCCTACgcctcccagcagcagggcCAGGGGCAGACGCAGATCCTGCAGATGACCTTTCAGCCCGTCAGCCAGTCCCAGACTCACATTCAGCAGATCCCCATTCTTACCACGTCTCAGCAGCTCCAGACTCTGCAGACCGCCACCccgcacccccacccccacacccaGCCACAGGATCCCATCTCCACCAACGCCAACGGCTTCATCCTGGACAATTCCGTGCTCTCGTCCTCCGGCCCGCCGGCCAGCTCTCTCCAGCAGACGGAGGTGGTGGGGGAGGACGGCGTGGTCTGGGAGCAGGCGGGACAGGGCGAAGTTCTGGCTGACGGCACTGAGAGACACGTGCAGCACACCCTCATGTGAAACGTGGACGGTGTAGCGGAATAGAAAATAACCTAATATTCTGTATTGAAGTAAATGTAGGATCACCGGTGTGTTACGTACCGTTCACACATTGTCATATTTGGTAGCTTTTTAGAATATCTGTATCAGGGAAAGATAtgtatgtgtttgtatgtggttgttgttgccttTGTACATACCAGTCCTGTAACTAGctgtgtgtatgcgtgcgtgcttgtgtgtgtgtgtgtgtgtgtgtgtgtgtgtgtgtgtgtgtgtgtgtgtgtgtgtgtatccatgaGGTAATGCTCAATAGATGTTGCTATTATGCAAAATTTTAGCATTTCTCTTGATATACAGCACAGCAAAAACCCAGTGAGGCCAACCATGATCCTAACTATTAATTTATATGACAGGTCAACAGAAACCACACATTACAAAGCTACAAACCTCCCTAATACCAGTGAGGTGACTAACTTTTGTTGGAAACACTGGGCAGGCATTAACTTACTGGCCCActgtactgtgaagtttttatttcatctgtgcaaaaaaaaaaaaaaaatcctcaaatgaATATAAATTCACAAAGTGAGTTGACacgtttgttaaaaaaaaaactaaagcaaactttatttaaaacatattttacaaGCTTATAGAAAGTCACACAATGTGCATATTTCACAGTTTGGCAGTTTATTTCAACCAGTTTTGGACATTTGTGCTGCTGCTTGTGGAATTTTGAAGGATTGTTAAAATGTATAGTTTCATTCTCACTGAAGTTACTGGTCAATTTATAGGCAGCCAGACTTCTGACACTGCAAATCACGTATAAACCCATTTAGTAACGGCGAGCACAGTCACGGATTTGTCTAACTTTTAAAGTGTGCTGTAATTTGATAAGCAGAGCTATGTAGAAACCTCACAATGTGGCGGCACCTCTTATCTCACATAGGATGTGTGCTAGAGcaacaaaatacaaattattGTCCATTTATAGGATTTAAATAAACTTCTTAACACGAATTCACTTTGTATTTGTTGAATGATTTTGAGACCATGTCTTTTTTTACTCTGTGAAGATTTAGTGGTCAGAGGAGTGTGTTGAGCAAGTGGCAGTAGTTGTGATTTATTAGTAGAAATAAGACTATTCAGTTTCTACAGCTTTGCATTCATTCTTTGACTCTGTCTTTCAGCTACATCTACCTGGACATGTTTATttgctccctctccctctgcatAGTGTACTGTTTCATAGCTCTTTTAGGAGGGATCAAGGTGTTACTCAGTCCGACCCTCCTTTTCTTCCCCTGCTGCCCCTCTGACTGCTCCTCCTTCGTCTCCTGACTCCGGGCTTCCTCCTCGGCTTGTGCCGCCGCCTCCTCGTTCACAGATGGGTGACAGTCGCTcggagcagctgtggtctgcaGGTCGCTGTCATGTGCAAACTTGCATTTGATCCCGAACCTGCACCTCCCGTCCTTCCTGTAGGACACGCACATTCTCTTCCCGCCGATGTGGGAGGGTTTGGCCTGCATGGTGAGGGGGACATGCTTCTGCAGGGCACTGAGTTTCTGCTCCGCCTGGGCCCTGAACGGGTTGGAGAACACGCTGCTGTCCGCGCACGCGTTCAGAGGGGGAGAGGGCAATCTGTTGGGGTTGGGGGGAGGAGGTGTGGGAAGGGGGCGCTGGCGTACAGATGCAGGTGGATATGCAggtggatgtggaggaggtggcgAAGAGCGCTCTGGGTCCTCTTCCTCTGAACCGCTGGAAGCGGAACCAGACTCCAGCAAAAAGTTGCGGGTCCTTTTAACAGTTGCTCCTTCTTCGACGTCCGGCTCATCATCTtttacagagctgcagagattTACACAGAAAGGTCCGGTTAACACAAGGAGCTCCCACAGCACTGTATGCTGACGtttatcaaatcaaactttgatTGGCAAACAGTTTCTCACCCCGATGCGTCGCTGTCGGAATCAGAGGACAGCCCGTAACCAACCAGAGAGTTCATAGCTTCATCAGCTGCTGCCGAAGCctcacatttaaagaaaaaaacccagagtgTTGGAATATATCTGTCTATTTCTCTGTTCGCGTGTTAATTCGTGATAATATAGATGCAATAAGGACTAGCACCAACAATAATCGGTGCAGCTCTGAGGTTAGCCTCTGTCACTAGCCACACAGAGGAGTTAGCCTTCTACTTGCCTACAGCGACACCCGCTGGACAGGCGTGGTACTGCACCGGAACATGTCCATGCACGTCCCCATTAGTCCAGATGGGGGCCTCTCATCTCTATATCCTGAATGTATGTCTATTTATCAACCTTTCAACTTATTCATCTGTCAAAACTCCATGTTTCAGGACATAAACTAAAACagcttttcttaaaaaaaaaaaaaaaaaaaaaaggaacagggCATGTTCCATTTCTTAAAGCTGTTTTTGGAACAGGACAGGTTTACCCCTGTCTTGCATCAGCTGTCATTTTAACACCACTGAAATACATTGTAGTGGTGAAACAAGCCCAGATGAAACAAATCCTTGAAAGTAACATGTTTTCCCGTCATACTTGAAAATAGTTTCGTCATATTTTgacttccacacacacatttttcttttacctCATTGTTTCCTATTTCATGCATAAACCAAAACTATATCAATATGCAAATACATTTCCAAAGTCAATTGGAAATTTTGCAATGGTCAGGTGTAGCTTTATTGTGACTTAACTTTGTAGACCCTGATATATAAAAATACCCTTTTGTTAACAAAAATATAGTTGATTAAATTGAACATTTCCAATATATGACACAGTCTTGTATCATACAGTTTATGTCACACAGCTGGATAATTTCACATCAATCAAACTTTCCTATAGCATACATATTTATAAATCAGAAAATAAtgattcttccatttttttatgCTGCTTTATATATTTTGTGGTCACAGGGTGATCGCAGTTGACTGGTCAATGGTACGGTTGTCCCTTGAATGATTACCAGCCTAGTTACTGGTGAAGTACAGAGAGTAAAATAGTCGCATTGACACATTTGGGTGTCGGTTGGAATATTCGTATATTTTGGAGCATCTTAGATGATCTCTTTCAGTCTCAAGTTTTAAGATTCATTGTCATGTATTCAAGTGAAAGCAGGTTACCCTGCTCATAGAAATTGTTTCTCTGCTGCAAGCATGACCtgtgccataaaaaaaaaacaatgtacagTATGCAGACAGTAGTGTAAAATTATGTAAAGAAGAGTTTATGCACAAATTAAAGAAGAGTAATACAGCAGCATGAAAGTTATTTTTGTGATAGTCAACAGTTCAGGAGTCGGATGGCAGTCGGGAAGAAGGAGTTTGAGGCTGAGGACACATCCCAGTGGGGTGCTTCTGTTTGTGATGGT
The nucleotide sequence above comes from Salarias fasciatus chromosome 6, fSalaFa1.1, whole genome shotgun sequence. Encoded proteins:
- the zfp91 gene encoding E3 ubiquitin-protein ligase ZFP91 isoform X2; this encodes MDPAGDRARDVNTGEEATGDKAAEQTPVTGTAGTPRRALRERGAGRPRSGVSPSVTEVNGAAASSPQTSGRVLRDRSTRAVPAWLKDTRSDEDEEEPSLDSGATKRRKVSNSRRKKYPESAGPSEAGGATAGDSLQGTDSQDANKPASDAQGLPSRRVPAQTRAKAPPDRAVRGSAKPVCKTEPGMDNPVADGEVNNAKKLDIEKKEEESEQAVEVTLHDEDPPFQDDPDDPNYQPQSQSAVEEEEGLSSDEDVPYRDDLNDQSYDPKSERDVPKPKRKVPPKQKERKEKEKAPKKEKEAAEIKVEGSDNAESVQEEVKLEEEIVEDPDGPRKRGRRKKDDKTPRLPKRRKKPPVQYVRCEMEGCGTVLAHPRYLQHHIKYQHLLKKKYVCPHPSCGRLFRLQKQLLRHAKHHTDQRDYICEFCARAFKSSHNLAVHRMIHTGEKPLQCEICGFTCRQKASLNWHMKKHDADATYQFSCSICGKKFEKKDCVVAHKAKSHPEVLIAEALAANAGALITTPASMLELPGNPMPAEVASLDVSQAGPDGQVEPLNQEGQQVGQHVAQVSQMGQVTQQVSHQVVLLGQDQSLHTMQVPVTIALSPIDPPSPADNPQQQTHLQLQMPVQFVQTAQPPQQPQMQQLTLHSSPVVTQQQPQLQPLQSYASQQQGQGQTQILQMTFQPVSQSQTHIQQIPILTTSQQLQTLQTATPHPHPHTQPQDPISTNANGFILDNSVLSSSGPPASSLQQTEVVGEDGVVWEQAGQGEVLADGTERHVQHTLM
- the LOC115390348 gene encoding uncharacterized protein LOC115390348, giving the protein MNSLVGYGLSSDSDSDASGSVKDDEPDVEEGATVKRTRNFLLESGSASSGSEEEDPERSSPPPPHPPAYPPASVRQRPLPTPPPPNPNRLPSPPLNACADSSVFSNPFRAQAEQKLSALQKHVPLTMQAKPSHIGGKRMCVSYRKDGRCRFGIKCKFAHDSDLQTTAAPSDCHPSVNEEAAAQAEEEARSQETKEEQSEGQQGKKRRVGLSNTLIPPKRAMKQYTMQREREQINMSR
- the zfp91 gene encoding E3 ubiquitin-protein ligase ZFP91 isoform X1; this translates as MDPAGDRARDVNTGEEATGDKAAEQTPVTGTAGTPRRALRERGAGRPRSGVSPSVTEVNGAAASSPQTSGRVLRDRSTRAVPAWLKDTRSDEDEEEPSLDSGATKRRKVSNSRRKKYPESAGPSEAGGATAGDSLQGTDSQDANKPASDAQGLPSRRVPAQTRAKAPPDRAVRGSAKPVCKTEPGMDNPVAADGEVNNAKKLDIEKKEEESEQAVEVTLHDEDPPFQDDPDDPNYQPQSQSAVEEEEGLSSDEDVPYRDDLNDQSYDPKSERDVPKPKRKVPPKQKERKEKEKAPKKEKEAAEIKVEGSDNAESVQEEVKLEEEIVEDPDGPRKRGRRKKDDKTPRLPKRRKKPPVQYVRCEMEGCGTVLAHPRYLQHHIKYQHLLKKKYVCPHPSCGRLFRLQKQLLRHAKHHTDQRDYICEFCARAFKSSHNLAVHRMIHTGEKPLQCEICGFTCRQKASLNWHMKKHDADATYQFSCSICGKKFEKKDCVVAHKAKSHPEVLIAEALAANAGALITTPASMLELPGNPMPAEVASLDVSQAGPDGQVEPLNQEGQQVGQHVAQVSQMGQVTQQVSHQVVLLGQDQSLHTMQVPVTIALSPIDPPSPADNPQQQTHLQLQMPVQFVQTAQPPQQPQMQQLTLHSSPVVTQQQPQLQPLQSYASQQQGQGQTQILQMTFQPVSQSQTHIQQIPILTTSQQLQTLQTATPHPHPHTQPQDPISTNANGFILDNSVLSSSGPPASSLQQTEVVGEDGVVWEQAGQGEVLADGTERHVQHTLM